In Eremothecium gossypii ATCC 10895 chromosome V, complete sequence, the genomic stretch ACATAGACGACCAGGTCCGTAGTGTCCAGGCAGCGGTCCCACAGGAAGCGGTGCCGTGCCTGGCCTGCCAGGTCATAGACCTGGAGCAGCGTCTGGCCGATCGTTGCATGCCTTACATCTATGCCGAGTGTAGGGATTGTGTCCGCGCGAAACGGGTGCCCTGTGAGGAGTGCAGCCAAAGTGGTCTTGCCGCTATTTTGCAAGCCTACGATAGCGATTTTGAGCTGCGGGTGTTAGTGGAGCTCGGCAGCGGGTCTAGAGGCTCACATACTTGTCGCTGGTTGAAGAAGAGGCACAGACACGTCCATAGGCGGTGTATCCAAGCGGTGAGGAGGTCCATGGTCCGGGAGGGGGGCGCTACTAACATAAGCTTCTGCAGCCGAAAGGGTGAGTCAAGGAAAAAGTCCACTTCCCCACCGGTCGGCGTCATACCCACGGCTGAGGCAAGCGGCGTATATACTCTTACTACGTAGTTGGCCTTGATTTCAGCGAGCGGGCGGCCCTGTCAAAGCGTCTGATGGCAGGATAGCCCTCCAGCAGTCCAAAAAAGTACCACTCGATGCGATAGTCCGTGGGCACGCGGTAGGTGTGCAGGCGcgggcgcagcagcagcatgCACTCGGCGATGTGGCACACGGCCACCCCCGCGAACACGGACTGCAGAACGGAGCGCTGCAACAGCGCGCCAGGCACCGCCCACGCGAGCAAGCGCGGTTCGTAGTAGCAGGCCGCAGGCAGGTAGATAAGACCGATGAGCAGCCAGCCGAGGGCCGatggcgcggcgccgccgcggacCTGGACCGCAGCCAAgccgcggcgggcggctgcCTCGAGCGCCATTGCGTCTAGACGCGCCGGGGCTTCGTCCCAGTGCTGCAGCGGCGGGTCAAGGGCAATTGTCTTTTCGATCTCGAGCTCCACGTCGCTATGGCGAAAACGCAGCGTGAGGTGGTCCAGCTCGATGTCCGCGAGGCGCACCTCGTTGACTTTGGTTCCGATTGGCACACGCCCATATGTAGTAAGGTAGTCCTCGAGCGCGAGCCTGCGCTCCTGGTTCATCTGCACGATGATGCGCTGCTGTGGCGACGTCATTGGTGGTGGCAGGTTCAGACTGAGCGGTGGGCACGGGATTGGACAGCTATATAGGATCCCCGCGCGCACCCGGCGCCAGCACACAGCACAGAGAGGCAGCCAGCCGCTAGTGCCGCCAAGCAGGGGGGCTTGGTGACCGTCGTAGGCGAAGGGCCCTGGCTGCCCACCGTCCGCCAGCTCCAATGGCATACGTATCTACGACCCCTTGTAACGTTACCCGGCAGAAGCCCCTCGGAAAGCAAACCCTGCTGGCCGGAAGACCCTTTCACCATGAAACAGAACACCAACGACGCGAACCAAGAGAGGTCGCTAGCACGCACGATAAATCGTTTTGAACTGACTGGGCGAGCCAGATACCCTGCCCAACCGTAAAGACCTGAACGGCTTCGAGCTTGGACACGCAGGATCGTAATTTTAACGTCGGCACATATAAGCGTCAAGAGCGAGAGCAGTATGTCTAACGCAAACCACCACCACCAACAGCAAAAGATGTACACAGGTGGTCGAAACATGCCACATGGCATGCATCGGCCCGGCAGCATTCCAATAGGCCAGCGAATTGGGAAATACCAGGTGATTAAAACGCTGGGTGAGGGATCTTTTGGCAAGGTAAAGCTGGCACATCATGTGAGCACAGGGCAGAAGGTGGCGCTCAAGATCATCAACAAGAAGGTACTGGCTAAGAGCGACATGCAGGGCCGTATTGAGCGCGAGATATCGTACCTGCGGCTGCTCCGGCACCCCCATATTATCAAGCTGTACGATGTGATTAAGTCCAAGGACGAGATCATCATGGTGATCGAGTACGCTGGAAACGAGCTGTTTGATTATATTGTGCAGCGAGACAAGATGTCGGAGAACGAGGCTCGGCGGTTTTTCCAGCAGATAATAAGCGCAGTGGAGTACTGCCATCGGCACAAGATTGTACACCGGGACCTTAAGCCCGAAAATCTGTTGCTAGATGAGCACCTGAACGTTAAGATCGCAGACTTCGGGCTGTCCAACATTATGACAGACGGTAACTTTCTAAAAACTTCGTGCGGCTCGCCAAACTACGCAGCACCCGAGGTCATCAGTGGTAAGCTGTATGCAGGGCCCGAAGTGGACGTGTGGTCCTCTGGTGTCATTCTCTACGTGATGCTCTGCCGACGGCTACCGTTTGACGATGAGAGTATACCTGTCCTGTTCAAGAATATCAGCAATGGCGTTTATAGTATCCCGAAATTCCTTTCCCAGGGGGCTGCAAACCTAATCAAGCGGATGCTCATAGTGAATCCGCTGAACCGAATAACTATCCACGAAATAATGGAGGATGAATGGTTCAAGGTGGACCTGCCAGATTATTTAGTACCCGTGGATATGAAGGCAGACGCAACTAGCAAGCCCGGCACCGATGATGAGCGTATCGACGAGGCACTAGTTGCAGTGCTGGCGAATACGATGAGTTACGATAAGGACGAAATTTACGAAGCCCTTGAGGACCCAAACCAAACTGACCCGACGGTGCTAGAGATTCGTGACGCCTATCTCTTACTAAAAGAGAACAAGTCCCTAATTGATGGCCTGAGGTCCAACAAACAAAAGCTTGACCAGTTGGATACATTTCTATCTCAATCACCTCCAACTTTTGAATCACATAGCCAGCTGGGTCCTGGTAGCGGTTTCCAGGCTGCTCTTGGAGGAAGCCAACATGGAGACCAGAACCCGCATCAGGTGAAACGTCTCGCATCGCGGCAGCGCACCTACCAACTCTCATTTTCGGAACAGCAGGATGAGGACAGCACTATAGCCATTCTGCCTAGCTCCCTGCCTCAGATACACCGTGCCAACATGGTGGCACAGGGCTCGCCTGCGGCGGTCAAAATTTCTCCTCTCAGTAACAAAAAGTCCAAGACGAGGTGGCATTTCGGCATACGATCCCGGTCGTACCCCCTCGACGTCATGGGCGAGATCTATCTCGCCCTCAAGAATCTCGGCGCCGAGTGGGCCAAGCCCTCGGAAGAGGATCTCTGGACTATTCGCGTCCGCTGGAAGTATGATGTTGGCACCCAGCAGAATGAGCGCATCCCGGACCTCATGCGCATGGTGATCCAACTGTTCCAAATAGAGACCAACAACTACCTCGTCGATTTCAAGTTTGATGGCTGGGAATCGAGCTCCGGTAACCCCATCAGCTCGTCTTCTACGGACGACGAAATGAGCACCTTCTCAGCCTACCCATTCCTTCATCTCACCACGAGACTGATCATGGAGCTCGCTGTCAACAGCCAGAGTAGCTGATCCGTGCCGCTGAACGCCTTATCGCCACACAGCTTCTGTTCTCCCTTAGCAGGGCCTAGTCCTGTCGCTACTGATATCTATAGCAGCTTCAGTATTATTTAACGATCTTCTCGGGATACGACCTTCACGCTCTATTCTGCCTCTATTGGGCGACTGTCAATCGAGATTATCTAATCAAATCTTAAACTGGATTTGAACGGATTATATAATCGGTTATCTGTAATAGGCAAAATGTCAACTATCAACAACGACAACAAATTTTCCCACCGTTTGAACCCAAACACAAATCCTTTGGAGGGTGAGTTCGCATTGCCAGGTGGGTGGTCACTTCTGAGGTTTATGGCGCTAGAGTGTACCAAGGTAATATGCCGAGTTTAATACAGAGCCAAGAATCGTTTGATGAAGAGCTGCCGAGTGTGCTAGAAAAGAAGGCGACCCCTAAACCACAGCTGCAAACGGAGAAGCTTAAGCATATAGAACTGGACAGCGACAATGTGGACGAGGAACTGCTTAGCATGATCAATCGGCAGATAGGTCGTTCGCGTAAAATAATGGTTCTCACGGGTGCGGGGATCTCTTGCAGCGCCGGGATTCCGGACTTCCGGTCATCTGGGGGGCTGTACAACATGGTCAAGAAGCAGTATCCCGAAGTGCAGATCCGCTCTGGCCAGGAGATGTTTGACATTTCGCTATTCCGGGAAGAGGAGAAGATTAGCGTATTTGCTACGTTTATGGACTCGCTGCACTCTAGCGCGATCCAGGCCAAGCCCACCCGGGCGCATGAGTTCATTGCACATCTAAAAAACAGAGGCAAGCTGTTGCGATGCTACACACAGAACATCGACGGGCTAGAGGAGCATCTTGGTCTTGAGATGTCGCATTCGGTGGACCCTGGTGCCTCGTTCAATACCCAGTGGAAGAATCTCGATGTTGTACAGCTGCACGGGGACCTGAACTCGCTGTCCTGCACGCAATGTTTCGAAGTGTTCAATTGGACGAGATCGTGGAAACGTATCTTGAAAGCAGGCGAACTGCCTCCGTGTCCGCGCTGTTGCGCCTTTAACCAGGAACGTGAGAACCAGGGCAAGCGGCTACGGAACAGTGTTGGTATTTTGCGACCAAACATTGTTCTCTATGGCGAAAACCATCCTAGCTGTGAATTTATCACCCAGGGGCTAAATATGGATATTGCAAAAGGTAAACCGGATTTACTTATCATTATGGGTACCAGTTTAAAGGTCGATGGCGTAAAGAAGTTGGTCAAGAGTATTAGCAGACAAGTCCATGAGCGCTCAGGCATTGTACTTCTAATAAATAGTACTACTATCGGTGATTGTAATTGGCACGGGATCATTGACTACCAAATTTTAGCTGAGTGTGACGCTTGGGTAGCCGATTTAAAGAAGCGGCTGCCAGACTTCTTTATGACCCAGCAGCAAGTAGATAAGTTAAGGCAGCTGAAGAGGGAGGCAAGTGAGCTGAAGAAGAGGCAACGCAAGGAGCAGTATCTATTCCCGCAAGCAGAGCGCAGAAACATCCCAAACACACCGCCTAGTACGCCATCGCCTACTAAGCGGAGGCGCGCCGCGGCAAATACGCCTAGCTCAACACTGCGCACCCTCAAGGAGACAGTTGTCACCCTACCCCCTACCCAAGTACCTTCGCTACAAAGAGATCAAAGAGATACCACGATGAACAAAATCTACATGAAGTTAATCAAAGATGACGACCATTACGCAAAGTTGACCGACATGCCGGAGGAGGAACTGATGCAGTCAGTGATTGCAGAGAAGAAAGCGATTGCTCCTTCCAAAAATCGTAAAGTAAAAGATAGCCAGAGCATGGATTTCGATGAAGTACCAACTGATGTTGACGAGCCGTAATCTCTGTATTATAGGTAAGGCTTTCTAGTCCTAATAGATATAGCATACATACCCGGACTCACCGGCGCACACCATGTTTATGTAAATTTTTGAAGATATTACTTGTATTTCGTGGTGTACATATGTTAAGTCCGACCCGAGAGAGTAACTAACTAACTTTGAACATTCGGATCCCACGATGTAATGCGGTTGATGGAGATGAGCACAGCAGTGACAACAAACAACGGCATGAATAGGTTAGAGAAGGACAACTTTATGCGTATACACTTGCAGCACAAGTATACACTTCTCCACCATCTTTCTTCTGCAGACGTAACACACTTATCTGGTTTATACCTAAAGAGTTTTTATAACGCTGTGAAGAGGAATAGAGTCGTGCTGCCTAACATAATCTGCGATGGCGATGTAAAGTTCTGTGGATCGTGTGGTATCGTGTACGTAGCCGGTGTCAACTTGCAAGCACATGTCCAGGAGACAAGCCAGGAAGACGGCATTGTCAAAAAGGAACTAGTGTACAAATGCCTGAAATGCTCACATGAAAAACGGTTTGTTCTCTCTCAAAGTGATCCGCCAGTACCGAAGGCGCCTTTTGTTGCCAAGTGGCCCTCGAAGGAGAATTCTAAATCCAGCATAGCTAAATCCTCTGGTAGGGAAAGGGCTAAGAAAAGGAAAAAGAACATGCTAAGCAACTTGCTGGCGGCCAAGAAGCAGCACGAAAGCACCAAGGGGAAAGTTTCACTACAGCTAGAGGACTTCATGAAAAGTTAGGCATTCCTTTTGCATAAGATATTCGTTACATGCATATTGATATATATAATTAAAGAATATTAAGGACATATATGATCTTCGTAAATAAAGTCCAAGGCACTATATTTGGTTCGAATTATTGAAGGGCAAGGAAATGTGGTAACCGTGCTAACCGTTTATGTTTAAAAAATCCGTTAAACTCTTGATCGCTCGTGATCCTTGCTCCACATTTTTGTTCGGAGTCGCAATCGTGGCACTCGCAGTACTGTCTGCACTTGAGACAGATGCGTTAGCAGCCGGAGAGAGTGTGTGCGAACGAAGCCTCTCCACTACTATCTGGTCGGTAGGTTCGCTGATACTATGACAGCTTTTTACAGACCCATGCATAGAATTTTGGGATACACCAGTGCATCCACTATAGTCAACTAGTTCGTAGTCATCAGAGTTATCGTCATCAATCGTATCAACATTGGCATTTTCCTGTACGCTCCGATTCCTTGTGCAGAGACGGATCCATCTTCTCCTGCGATACTGCCCTCTAGTGCCGTCAAAATTCAGATCGTAAACCCATTTCGTTTCTGCGTCGATGTCCACGTACTGGACAAAACCATCCGTCACCCATTGCCTAGGCTCAAGGTCTAACACCCAATCGTACTTACCGAGCCACTTCCAATCAAGCGGGGGTTTTACGTCATCCAAAGATGTGGCCGAACTGTCGATAGGTTCCTCGGCAATACGGAGTTTTGATAATAGAGTGTAGTCGTCGGAAGAAAAGCCGGCAGTGCGCCACTCCTTTGTGCGCCGATCAAACTTTTGTATCTCAAAAATTGCCGCCTGGCGTGTTTCCCGCGGCTCACAGTAATCCCAGTAGTCATTAATGAGTTGCTCTATCTTGTTGGTCATAGTCAACACCTTAAGTCGCGTCTCCTCCGACGAGATGTAGTCAAAACATGCGTCCCTGCATGAAGGGTGTAGCATAATGAGAAAGCCCCAACCGCATGCAAGGAGCAAAAGCTTCAGCGGGATCCAGCGAAAAAGGGACTCGATGAAGAGCATGTTGAAGACGCCGAGCACGAGCAGCCCTACAAAGGCCGCAGCGCTCACGTTCTCATCCGCAAAGAACGCGAACTTCGCCAGAAGGCCCGTGATGAAGTCGTAGCAAACCACATAAAGCACCATGTGATTTTGCAAGTCTGTTAGATTAAGGATAAACTCCTTTGATAACTCTGGCACCGGCCGCGGCAGATCGGGCTCCTTCAacgctggccccgcggcAGGGATCGGATTCGCGCCCAACTCCTCCCACGGCTCCGGCGCGTGTATCTGCATGTAGTACGGCACCATCACTGCAAACAATATGTAGAACATTGGCGCGCTGGACAACGTCACGAGCGGCCGCAATACCACAAAACTGTAGAGCATCCCCACAGAGAGCGTACACGCTGTGCTCTCCCAGTTCGCGATCCGTATCACCTCGTTCACCACCTGGAATGGAAAGCTTAGGCGCGAGTTCATCTGCACGAAGTTACGGCTCATGATTGGTACCGACAACcccggccgcgcccgccccgccTGTACCCGACTCTCGATCGCCCCGCCCCCAGCCTCGCCGGCCGGAGGAATCGCCATCCCTAGCACCTTCTCCATCATCTTGTCTAGCAACATACCCTGCATTACCCCACATTCGCCTCGCCCATGTCCGCTACCCCGCTCTTTGGTGTGGTGGCCACGAAGTGAATCCATGACTCCTGGCTATATATACGCCTCTCTTGTTATCGCACTACGCCCACTCTGGTTATCCTGCCGCTATAAGCTGCCTGATGCTGTAGAACGCACGTTTTGCTCTAACGGTCTTGCCGCCAATGTTGTTTGTAGTTGTCGCGGTCACACCTCAGAAGGATTTGTACATATGAAATCGCTGCAATAACAGTGATCTGTGACGGTGCACCAACTGATGGTAAGCGGCGAGCCGGGGAATGTAGCGTCGGCGATGGCATACGTAGAACTAAAAGATGTGAGTAAAGACTACTTGAGCGGGGTATG encodes the following:
- the HST3 gene encoding NAD-dependent histone deacetylase HST3 (Syntenic homolog of Saccharomyces cerevisiae YOR025W (HST3)), with protein sequence MPSLIQSQESFDEELPSVLEKKATPKPQLQTEKLKHIELDSDNVDEELLSMINRQIGRSRKIMVLTGAGISCSAGIPDFRSSGGLYNMVKKQYPEVQIRSGQEMFDISLFREEEKISVFATFMDSLHSSAIQAKPTRAHEFIAHLKNRGKLLRCYTQNIDGLEEHLGLEMSHSVDPGASFNTQWKNLDVVQLHGDLNSLSCTQCFEVFNWTRSWKRILKAGELPPCPRCCAFNQERENQGKRLRNSVGILRPNIVLYGENHPSCEFITQGLNMDIAKGKPDLLIIMGTSLKVDGVKKLVKSISRQVHERSGIVLLINSTTIGDCNWHGIIDYQILAECDAWVADLKKRLPDFFMTQQQVDKLRQLKREASELKKRQRKEQYLFPQAERRNIPNTPPSTPSPTKRRRAAANTPSSTLRTLKETVVTLPPTQVPSLQRDQRDTTMNKIYMKLIKDDDHYAKLTDMPEEELMQSVIAEKKAIAPSKNRKVKDSQSMDFDEVPTDVDEP
- the SNF1 gene encoding AMP-activated serine/threonine-protein kinase catalytic subunit SNF1 (Syntenic homolog of Saccharomyces cerevisiae YDR477W (SNF1)), whose protein sequence is MSNANHHHQQQKMYTGGRNMPHGMHRPGSIPIGQRIGKYQVIKTLGEGSFGKVKLAHHVSTGQKVALKIINKKVLAKSDMQGRIEREISYLRLLRHPHIIKLYDVIKSKDEIIMVIEYAGNELFDYIVQRDKMSENEARRFFQQIISAVEYCHRHKIVHRDLKPENLLLDEHLNVKIADFGLSNIMTDGNFLKTSCGSPNYAAPEVISGKLYAGPEVDVWSSGVILYVMLCRRLPFDDESIPVLFKNISNGVYSIPKFLSQGAANLIKRMLIVNPLNRITIHEIMEDEWFKVDLPDYLVPVDMKADATSKPGTDDERIDEALVAVLANTMSYDKDEIYEALEDPNQTDPTVLEIRDAYLLLKENKSLIDGLRSNKQKLDQLDTFLSQSPPTFESHSQLGPGSGFQAALGGSQHGDQNPHQVKRLASRQRTYQLSFSEQQDEDSTIAILPSSLPQIHRANMVAQGSPAAVKISPLSNKKSKTRWHFGIRSRSYPLDVMGEIYLALKNLGAEWAKPSEEDLWTIRVRWKYDVGTQQNERIPDLMRMVIQLFQIETNNYLVDFKFDGWESSSGNPISSSSTDDEMSTFSAYPFLHLTTRLIMELAVNSQSS
- the PEX29 gene encoding Pex29p (Syntenic homolog of Saccharomyces cerevisiae YDR479C (PEX29)) — encoded protein: MDSLRGHHTKERGSGHGRGECGVMQGMLLDKMMEKVLGMAIPPAGEAGGGAIESRVQAGRARPGLSVPIMSRNFVQMNSRLSFPFQVVNEVIRIANWESTACTLSVGMLYSFVVLRPLVTLSSAPMFYILFAVMVPYYMQIHAPEPWEELGANPIPAAGPALKEPDLPRPVPELSKEFILNLTDLQNHMVLYVVCYDFITGLLAKFAFFADENVSAAAFVGLLVLGVFNMLFIESLFRWIPLKLLLLACGWGFLIMLHPSCRDACFDYISSEETRLKVLTMTNKIEQLINDYWDYCEPRETRQAAIFEIQKFDRRTKEWRTAGFSSDDYTLLSKLRIAEEPIDSSATSLDDVKPPLDWKWLGKYDWVLDLEPRQWVTDGFVQYVDIDAETKWVYDLNFDGTRGQYRRRRWIRLCTRNRSVQENANVDTIDDDNSDDYELVDYSGCTGVSQNSMHGSVKSCHSISEPTDQIVVERLRSHTLSPAANASVSSADSTASATIATPNKNVEQGSRAIKSLTDFLNING
- a CDS encoding uncharacterized protein (Syntenic homolog of Saccharomyces cerevisiae YDR476C) translates to MPLELADGGQPGPFAYDGHQAPLLGGTSGWLPLCAVCWRRVRAGILYSCPIPCPPLSLNLPPPMTSPQQRIIVQMNQERRLALEDYLTTYGRVPIGTKVNEVRLADIELDHLTLRFRHSDVELEIEKTIALDPPLQHWDEAPARLDAMALEAAARRGLAAVQVRGGAAPSALGWLLIGLIYLPAACYYEPRLLAWAVPGALLQRSVLQSVFAGVAVCHIAECMLLLRPRLHTYRVPTDYRIEWYFFGLLEGYPAIRRFDRAARSLKSRPTT
- the SNM1 gene encoding Snm1p (Syntenic homolog of Saccharomyces cerevisiae YDR478W (SNM1)) — its product is MRLMEMSTAVTTNNGMNRLEKDNFMRIHLQHKYTLLHHLSSADVTHLSGLYLKSFYNAVKRNRVVLPNIICDGDVKFCGSCGIVYVAGVNLQAHVQETSQEDGIVKKELVYKCLKCSHEKRFVLSQSDPPVPKAPFVAKWPSKENSKSSIAKSSGRERAKKRKKNMLSNLLAAKKQHESTKGKVSLQLEDFMKS